The DNA segment GCGTTCTCTTCTGCCGAAAATGTAATCCCATTTATGGACAAGAGTATTTGATTCGGATCAGCGATTTGAAGGGTATCACCGGGCTGTACTCCATCGTACTGGCCGAGATTGATAAGTCCGCGATTATCACGCCTTTGAATGAGGCTGCCATGGAATGGAAGCCGATCATAAAGCTGATTCTCTAACCAGATGAGGGAATCCATAACGCGCTCATTGCCTGTTCGAGTCACCGTACCATGCCATACAAGACGTCCTGTTCTCGCAAGATATATTCTCGCTGAAACATACACCTCTCGCTCGTCCTCTTGCATATCAATCACGAGATAAAAATCCGCATTCTGCTCTCTAGCAAGCATGAAAGCCTCATCCATTTCCGTAATCTTCATAGGTGACCGGAACCGTCCATTGAGCTCCGGCATGGAGGTAAAAGAAAAGCGATTTCCAGTCATGAGCAAATCACTCAGAGCGAGGGCTAGGAAATCACCTGCTTCGGGATGAATGGTTGGTCGAGCTCTATAAAATATGGGCATTACAATATAATCCCTGGGAATTTGAAACTGTTGTATCCCCCATTGGGAAGATACAGACTGTTGCTGTTCGTATTCATATACCTCTAGGGCATCGGTAAGCTCAATAGTAGTGACATTTAATCTGTTTACGATAAACTGCAATTCTTCCACGTATGAGGCAATCTTTCCTTGGGCACGAAGAAGAGAAGCACGAGCGAGGCGAACAGTAGGATCTGTAGGGAGAAGGCTTACAGCTCGCTCAATGTAGACTGCAGCCCGAGAGAACCTATTCTGGGTTAAGTACTCTTGGCCCTGACGAGTTCGGTACTCACCAAGTTGACGACGGACGTCGTCTTCATATCCAAGATTATCGATAGCAATCGACTCAAGAAACAAGCGTACCATTTCGTTGTAGGGAGCAATCGACAACCCCCTCTTGAGACTCTCGATCGCCTGGGGGATATTCGCCTGTCGATATTGTATCAATCCCCGGGAGTACCAATATGTGCTGTTTTGTGGTTCTAAACGAAGAGCCCGTTCGAGAAACTCTAGTGCTTGGGCGTACTGCTCTTGCTGAATTAGTATCAAAGTCTTTAGGTGAAGCGCCTTCGTCAGATCGGGATTGAGGGTTAAGGCAGTATTTAAGTGTCCTAAGGCGGTACTGAACTCATCCCTATCGGCATAGAATTTTCCGGCCAAAAACTGTACCTGGTAGTTTTCACTGAAGAGATCCAACGTCCT comes from the Spirochaeta lutea genome and includes:
- a CDS encoding tetratricopeptide repeat protein, encoding MSFRKTSMVAISLVLITHMVFSQGLENNAIQNYQRGVELLQQDRLLRAIQQFEYASQLNPRYAQAYWGLSEGYFLLGEYDEAQNSIQTAISLAPGNISYKNQLARILLAQGIVDEADSIFTAILAQDPYNKEALLGKGELLLATQEFSQAQSLFLDTLSLHPRDRRVLLSLTLVLEAAGRRDEAERYLQRTLDLFSENYQVQFLAGKFYADRDEFSTALGHLNTALTLNPDLTKALHLKTLILIQQEQYAQALEFLERALRLEPQNSTYWYSRGLIQYRQANIPQAIESLKRGLSIAPYNEMVRLFLESIAIDNLGYEDDVRRQLGEYRTRQGQEYLTQNRFSRAAVYIERAVSLLPTDPTVRLARASLLRAQGKIASYVEELQFIVNRLNVTTIELTDALEVYEYEQQQSVSSQWGIQQFQIPRDYIVMPIFYRARPTIHPEAGDFLALALSDLLMTGNRFSFTSMPELNGRFRSPMKITEMDEAFMLAREQNADFYLVIDMQEDEREVYVSARIYLARTGRLVWHGTVTRTGNERVMDSLIWLENQLYDRLPFHGSLIQRRDNRGLINLGQYDGVQPGDTLQIADPNQILLSINGITFSAEENALQGLITIDEVDSLVSSGTISSNSFFDTINHGDSVLFEEFLNAGEPLNADQPGQSLGQFPSIYAEIRDLR